A single region of the Vicia villosa cultivar HV-30 ecotype Madison, WI linkage group LG4, Vvil1.0, whole genome shotgun sequence genome encodes:
- the LOC131594712 gene encoding BTB/POZ domain-containing protein At1g30440-like encodes MACMKLGSKPDAFQRQGQAWFCTTGLPSDIVVEVGEMSFHLHKFPLLSRSGVLERLIAKASESEEECGIPLHDIPGGAKTFELVAKFCYGVKLELTASNVVGLWCAAEYLEMTEEYGEGNLISQAEGFFNQVVLRSWKDSMRALQTCADVLDKAEELHIVKRCIESLAAKASTDPNLFGWPVLERGGPLQSPGGSVLWNGISTGARPKNTSLDWWYEDVANLSLPIYKRLIAVMESRGIRQEIIAGSHAFYAKTYLPGLNRRKVSGEASTRLTPAALGSPLSEEDQKTLIEEIDQLLPMQKGLVQTKFLFGLLRTAMILRVSLSCISSLEKRIGMQLDQAALEDLLMPSFSYSMETLYNVDCVQRILDHFLAMDQVTGGASPSCSVDDDGQLIGSPSLTPITMVAKLIDGYLAEVAPDVNVKLPKFQSLAAAVPEYARPLDDGLYRAIDIYLKSHPWLVESEREELCRLMDCQKLSLEACTHAAQNERLPIRIIVQVLFFEQLQLRTSIAGCFLVSDNLDGSRNLRSGLVGSNEGGWASAVKENQVLKVGMDNMRMRVSELERECSNMRQEIEKLGGKAKGSTTSAWGAVSKKLGFKIKSQMCSAQEGSVSKQNNGNNKVEKLKDRNVKHNRNSSISDKGSVSSIVHS; translated from the exons ATGGCTTGCATGAAATTGGGGTCTAAACCTGATGCATTCCAGCGGCAAGGGCAAGCATG GTTCTGCACGACCGGGCTTCCCAGCGATATAGTTGTTGAAGTTGGCGAGATGTCTTTCCATCTTCACAAG TTCCCTTTGCTCTCAAGAAGTGGGGTTTTGGAAAGATTGATAGCCAAAGCTTCTGAATCAGAGGAAGAATGTGGTATACCCCTTCACGACATTCCGGGTGGGGCCAAAACATTTGAGCTTGTAGCAAAATTCTGCTATGGTGTGAAACTTGAACTCACGGCATCAAATGTTGTGGGCCTATGGTGTGCTGCTGAGTATCTTGAAATGACTGAGGAATACGGTGAAGGTAATCTTATTTCGCAAGCGGAGGGCTTTTTCAATCAAGTGGTTCTTCGAAGTTGGAAAGACTCCATGAGGGCACTTCAAACGTGTGCTGATGTTTTGGACAAAGCCGAAGAACTCCACATTGTGAAAAGGTGCATTGAATCACTTGCAGCAAAGGCATCTACTGACCCAAATTTATTTGGGTGGCCGGTACTAGAGCGTGGCGGTCCCTTGCAGAGTCCTGGTGGAAGTGTTTTGTGGAATGGAATAAGTACCGGAGCGAGACCAAAGAATACAAGTTTAGATTGGTGGTATGAGGATGTCGCAAATTTGAGTTTACCGATTTACAAGAGGCTGATAGCTGTCATGGAGTCTCGGGGCATTAGACAGGAAATTATTGCTGGTTCTCATGCTTTCTACGCGAAAACATATTTGCCTGGTTTAAATCGACGTAAGGTTTCCGGCGAGGCCAGTACGCGGCTAACCCCGGCGGCTTTAGGGTCTCCACTATCTGAAGAAGATCAAAAGACTCTTATAGAAGAAATCGATCAACTACTTCCGATGCAGAAGGGCTTGGTCCAAACAAAGTTCCTGTTCGGCCTACTACGAACAGCCATGATTTTACGAGTGAGCTTGTCTTGCATATCAAGTTTGGAGAAACGGATCGGGATGCAGCTTGATCAAGCTGCTTTGGAAGATCTCTTGATGCCAAGTTTTTCGTATTCAATGGAAACACTTTACAATGTTGACTGTGTGCAAAGaattcttgatcatttccttgcAATGGATCAGGTTACAGGTGGTGCCTCTCCATCATGCTCAGTTGACGACGATGGCCAGTTGATTGGTTCGCCGTCACTGACACCGATCACTATGGTAGCAAAACTGATCGACGGATACCTGGCAGAGGTTGCTCCAGATGTTAACGTAAAACTTCCCAAGTTTCAATCCCTTGCTGCTGCTGTTCCAGAGTATGCCAGGCCTTTGGATGACGGTTTATATCGTGCTATAGATATTTATTTGAAG TCTCATCCATGGTTGGTGGAGTCGGAGCGAGAGGAGTTATGCAGGCTAATGGACTGCCAGAAGCTCTCACTAGAAGCATGCACCCACGCCGCACAAAACGAGAGGCTACCCATTAGAATCATAGTTCAAGTTCTATTCTTCGAGCAGCTCCAGCTCCGAACTTCAATCGCCGGCTGCTTTCTAGTTTCAGACAATCTCGACGGCTCAAGAAACTTAAGAAGCGGTTTAGTTGGGTCCAACGAGGGTGGATGGGCATCCGCCGTAAAGGAAAACCAGGTACTGAAAGTCGGGATGGATAACATGAGAATGAGGGTATCCGAGCTCGAGAGAGAGTGCTCAAACATGAGGCAAGAGATCGAGAAACTCGGCGGTAAGGCAAAAGGATCAACGACAAGCGCTTGGGGAGCGGTGTCGAAGAAACTTGGGTTTAAGATAAAGTCTCAGATGTGTAGTGCTCAAGAAGGGTCTGTTAGCAAACAGAACAATGGGAATAATAAGGTTGagaagttgaaggatagaaatGTAAAGCATAATAGAAATTCTTCTATTAGTGACAAAGGATCAGTTTCTTCAATTGTTCATTCTTAG